The window GGCCCCATCATGGGCATCGCTTGCCCCCAAATCGTGTACCCCTACCTGCGTGGCAATGTGGCCGACATGGTCACTCGCGCTGGCTTCCCGCCTGTGCACTTGGCCGAAATCAACTTCCAAGCCATGTATGAGCAGCAACAAGCTGAAGCTGCGGGCCAAGCGGCGGCTGCACCTCAAGTTCAGTAAATTCATCACCAAGGCCTCAGCTTGAGCCTGAAGATTGCGGTCATCGGGGCAGGTGCTTGGGGCACCGCGCTGGCCATCAGTGCCAGCCGTGAGGGCACAGGGCATCACGTTCAGTTGTGGACGCGTGACCCTGCTGCCGCCAAAGAACTTCAATCCCAAAGAAGCAATCAGCGCTATTTGCCTGGGATTCGTTTTCCTGCGTCATTGCAGTGTGTCAGCGCACCTGTGTCTGAATTGGCCGCCTGGGCTCAGCAGCACGATTTGGTTGTGATTGGCACGCCCATGTCTGCTTTGCGCAGCATGTTGATGACCTTGAAAGATGTGCAGGTGCCCGTGGCTTGGCTTTGCAAAGGCTTTGAAGCGGGCAGCCAAGGTGTTGAATCGGGTGCCATGCCGCATGAGGTGTGTCAGCAAGTCGCTCCCCAACTTCAAGCGGGGGCTTTAAGTGGTCCTAGCTTTGCCTTGGAAGTGGCCACAGCACAGCCAACCGCTTTGGTGGCTGCCAGTGCGCACCCCAAGGTGCGTCAGTTGTTGGTGGATGCGTTTCACAGTGCCAGTTTGCGCGTTTATGCCAACGAGGACATTGTGGGCGTTGAGGTGGGTGGTGCAGTTAAAAACGTATTGGCGATTGCCACAGGTTTGTGCGATGGCTTGAACCTTGGTTTGAATGCCCGCGCCGCGTTGATCACACGTGGCTTGTCTGAAATGACGCGCTTGGGCGTAGCCTTGGGCGCCAAGCCCGAAACCTTCATGGGCTTGTCTGGCTTGGGCGATTTGGTGCTCACTGCCACAGGTGATTTAAGTCGCAATCGCAAAGTGGGTTTGTTGCTGGCGCAAGGCATGGATTTGCAGCAAGCGGTTCAATCTTTGGGTCATGTGGCTGAAGGGGTTTACAGCGCGCGCACTGTGGTCAAGCGCGCAATGGCCTTAGGCGTTGAAATGCCCATTGCTCAAGCGGTTGTGGCCTTGCTCGATGGCCAGTTGAAACCTGCAGAAGCCGTCGCCGCATTGATGGGACGGGGTGCCAAAGGCGAAGCGTCTTTAAGTTCCTGACCCATTCGGGGCAGTGGTTTTGCCAAGCTTATGCAGGTGTGAAGGCCAAGCGCACGTAGATGGGAGCGAATGCTTCGGCTTGCGTGATTTCAATCAAAGTTTCTTTGGCCAGTTCCAGTAGTGCAATGAAGGTGACCACCAACACCGGTGTGCCTTTGCTGGGATCGAACAAGTTTTCAAACTCCACAAACTTGCGGCCTTGAAGGTGCTTCAAGACGATGCTCATGTGCTCGCGCACGCTGAGCTCTTCGCGCGAAATTTTGTGATGCTGAACCAACTTGGCACGCTTCAGAATGTCGCGCCAGGCTTCTTGCAATTCCACCAAATGGACATCGGGGAAGCGGGGTTGCAAACTTTGCTCGATGTATACCTGGGCCTTGAGGAAATCGCGGCCGTATTGCGGCAAATTGCCCAATTGCATGGAGGCCATTTTCATTTGCTCGTACTCGAGCAAACGGCGAACCAATTCGGCACGTGGGTCTTCAGGTTCTTGACCTTCAGCCACTTTCTTGGGTGGCAGCAACATGCGTGATTTGATTTCAATCAGCATGGCCGCCATTAGCAAATATTCAGCGGCCAACTCTAAGTTGTGCTCGCGGATTTCGTCGACATAACTGAGGTACTGGCGCGTAACCGCCGCCATGGGAATGTCGAGGATGTTGAAGTTTTGCTTGCGAATCAAATACAACAACAAGTCCAGAGGACCTTCAAAGGCCTCTAGAAAAACCTCCAAGGCATCCGGTGGGATGTAGAGGTCGTTGGGCATGGAAAACAAAGGCTCGCCATACAGGCGTGCCACGGCCACGTGGTCGATGACCTCGGGCAAGCCCGCGGTGTTGTCAATCGCGGGAAGAACCTCGGGAGATGTGGCCGTGTTTTCCAAAAGTCTCAACCTTTGGTCTGATAGACGTAAGGTTTTTGAGCGACGCGACCTTCGTTGAATTCTTTCAACACATGACGGTCAACTGATGCGTTCCACAACAAAGCGCGGGCTTCTTGTTGGGCGGCATCCAAATGCGGGCGGTCAGCTTTGAGCTGTTCAATGAATTGTGTGGCGTCGGACTGATAGTCTGGACGACGGAAAAAATGCAAGAGCGACATGACAAAGCGCTTTCTGGTTAGAAGTCCGTATTTTAGCGGGCTTGCGCTAGAGGTTTTCTGACGACAAGGCGGTTTCGAGGCCCGTGCCCCAATCGGGCTGGCAGTCCTTGCCGACCAAATCCAGAAGCCCTGTGCGCTTGGCAATGTCCATGGGTTGGTGGTTCAGGCCACAGATCAAGAGTCGAACCTGCCGTTTTTGACAGACCTGCGCCAATGCCATCAAGGCATCAGCGCCTGAAGAATCGATGTAAATGATGTTTTTGAGGTCCAAAATGACCGCTTTTTGCGGTAAGTGGTCTTCGATGGCCTCCACCAGTTTGACCGCACCAAAGAACAAAGCGCCGTAAAACCGATAAGCGCTGATGCGTCCGTCTTGGCCAATCAGGGCTTGGGTGTCCACAGGCGACAGTTGCTCCACCCGGCTGAGGTTGGAAATTCGGTAAATGAAGGTCACGCAAGCCGCAAACAAGCCAAATTCAACCGCCACTGTCAGGTCGACCATCACGGTGAGCAAAAACACAGCCAGCAGGGTGATACGATAGGGCGCACGGAACTGTTTCAAATCAGAAAATGCGTGCCATTCACCCATGTTCCATGCCACAAACATCAAGATGGCGGCCAAGGCAGCCAAGGGCACGTGGTTGGCCAGCGGCGCGGCCACCCACACCACCACCAACAAGGTCAGCGCATGCACCATGCCTGCGACCGGCGAGCGTCCGCCACTTTTCACGTTGGTCACGGTCCGCGCAATGGTGCCTGTGGCTGGCATGCCACCAAAGAAGGGTGTGACAAAGTTGGCCACGCCTTGCGCCATCAGTTCTTGATTGGGGTTGTGCCTGTCGCCAATCAGGCCATCGGCAATGCGTGCGCACAACAATGACTCAATGGCGCCCAACAAGGTGATGGTGAAGATGGGCATGCTCAAGTTCTTCAATGCCTCCAAGCTGAACTCGGGCCACACAAAGCTGGGCAACGCGGAAGGGATACCGCCAAATTTGCTGCCAATGGTTTCCACAGGCAAGCTCAAGCTTTGCGCCACCAAAGTGGCTACGACCAAGGCCACGATGGAGCCTGGGATGACTTGCAATGTGCGGCGCAAGCCACTGGCTTGAGTTTGTGACGGGCGAGCTGCAAAAGTGCGTTGCCACACCACAATCAAAAGGAGAGATCCCAAAGCCAAAGCAAAAGAAGTGGGTTGAAAGCTGGGCAATGCATCGCTCAAAGCGCGCAAGATGCCAAAGAAGTCGGCAGGCATGTTGCTCACTTTGAGACCTAAAAAATCTTTGGCCTGTGACAGCATGATGAGCACAGCAATGCCGTTGGTAAAGCCAATGACCACCGCCACTGGAATGAAGCGAATCAGCGTGCCCAATTTGAGTAAGCCCATGATGAACAAAAGCACGCCCGATGCGGCGGTGGCAATGATCAGATTGGCCAACCCATAGCGTTCCAAGATGCCATACACAATGACGATGAAGGCGCCGGCTGGACCGCCAATTTGGACCTTGCTGCCACCCAATGCAGAAATGATGAAGCCTGCAATGATGGCGGTGAACAAACCCGCTTCGGGTTTGAGGCCAGAGGCAATGGCGAAGGCCATGGCCAAGGGCAAGGCCACCACGCCAACGGTAAGTCCAGCGGCGATGTCAGCGCCCAGCTGCTCGCGCGAGTAAGCCTTTAACGAGTCAACGAGCTTGGGGCGAAAGAAAAAGGCCATGTGTCAGTGTAGCGTTGCAAATGGCCTTTGATGTGACGCCGATCAGTGAATGCGCATGCCAGGTTTTGCACCGGGCCATGGGTTCAACACATAAATGCCGGGTTCGGCTTTTTCATCGGCATGGCTGGCGGCCAGCACCATGCCTTCAGACACACCAAACTTCATTTTGCGCGGCGCCAAATTGGCCACCATCACGGTGAGCTTGCCCACCAAGTCTTCAGGTTTGTAAACGCTGGCAATGCCACTGAACACATTGCGGTGTTTGCCTTCGCCCACATCCAAAGTGAGGCGCAAGAGTTTGGTCGAACCTTCCACTGCTTCGCATTGCACGATCTGCGCGATGCGCAAATCTACTTTGGCGAAGTCATCAATCGAGATGGTGGGCGCAATGGCCTCGCCACCTGGCAGCGGTGCCGCTTCAACCATGGGCTCGGGCGCTTCGAACAAGGCATCGAGCATGGCCACATCCACACGCTGCATCAAATGTTTGTAGTCGTTGATGGCGTGACCTGCACCCAGGGAAGCTTGCACATG is drawn from Limnohabitans sp. 103DPR2 and contains these coding sequences:
- a CDS encoding NAD(P)H-dependent glycerol-3-phosphate dehydrogenase, whose product is MKIAVIGAGAWGTALAISASREGTGHHVQLWTRDPAAAKELQSQRSNQRYLPGIRFPASLQCVSAPVSELAAWAQQHDLVVIGTPMSALRSMLMTLKDVQVPVAWLCKGFEAGSQGVESGAMPHEVCQQVAPQLQAGALSGPSFALEVATAQPTALVAASAHPKVRQLLVDAFHSASLRVYANEDIVGVEVGGAVKNVLAIATGLCDGLNLGLNARAALITRGLSEMTRLGVALGAKPETFMGLSGLGDLVLTATGDLSRNRKVGLLLAQGMDLQQAVQSLGHVAEGVYSARTVVKRAMALGVEMPIAQAVVALLDGQLKPAEAVAALMGRGAKGEASLSS
- a CDS encoding SulP family inorganic anion transporter, which translates into the protein MAFFFRPKLVDSLKAYSREQLGADIAAGLTVGVVALPLAMAFAIASGLKPEAGLFTAIIAGFIISALGGSKVQIGGPAGAFIVIVYGILERYGLANLIIATAASGVLLFIMGLLKLGTLIRFIPVAVVIGFTNGIAVLIMLSQAKDFLGLKVSNMPADFFGILRALSDALPSFQPTSFALALGSLLLIVVWQRTFAARPSQTQASGLRRTLQVIPGSIVALVVATLVAQSLSLPVETIGSKFGGIPSALPSFVWPEFSLEALKNLSMPIFTITLLGAIESLLCARIADGLIGDRHNPNQELMAQGVANFVTPFFGGMPATGTIARTVTNVKSGGRSPVAGMVHALTLLVVVWVAAPLANHVPLAALAAILMFVAWNMGEWHAFSDLKQFRAPYRITLLAVFLLTVMVDLTVAVEFGLFAACVTFIYRISNLSRVEQLSPVDTQALIGQDGRISAYRFYGALFFGAVKLVEAIEDHLPQKAVILDLKNIIYIDSSGADALMALAQVCQKRQVRLLICGLNHQPMDIAKRTGLLDLVGKDCQPDWGTGLETALSSENL
- a CDS encoding segregation and condensation protein A, with translation MENTATSPEVLPAIDNTAGLPEVIDHVAVARLYGEPLFSMPNDLYIPPDALEVFLEAFEGPLDLLLYLIRKQNFNILDIPMAAVTRQYLSYVDEIREHNLELAAEYLLMAAMLIEIKSRMLLPPKKVAEGQEPEDPRAELVRRLLEYEQMKMASMQLGNLPQYGRDFLKAQVYIEQSLQPRFPDVHLVELQEAWRDILKRAKLVQHHKISREELSVREHMSIVLKHLQGRKFVEFENLFDPSKGTPVLVVTFIALLELAKETLIEITQAEAFAPIYVRLAFTPA
- a CDS encoding DUF3460 family protein; translated protein: MHFFRRPDYQSDATQFIEQLKADRPHLDAAQQEARALLWNASVDRHVLKEFNEGRVAQKPYVYQTKG